From the Hordeum vulgare subsp. vulgare chromosome 1H, MorexV3_pseudomolecules_assembly, whole genome shotgun sequence genome, the window cccgagatacctctccgtcacacggagtgacaaatcccggtcttgatccatactaactcaactaacaccttaggagatacctgtagagcatctttatagtcacccagttacgttgcgatgtttgatacacacaaagtattcctccggtgtcagtgagttatatgatctcatggtcataggaacaaatacttgacacgcagaaaacagtagcaacaaaatgacacgatcaacatgctacgtctattagtttgggtctagtccatcacatgattctcctaatgacgtgatccagttatcaagcaacaacaccttgttcataatcagaagacactgactatctttgatcaactggctagccaactagaggcttgctagggacagtgttttgtctatgtatccacacatgtaaatgagtcttcattcaatacaattatagcatggataataaacgattatcttgatacaggaattataataataactatatttattattgcctctagggcataattccaacacttaatagactagatgcatgctggatagcggtcgacgtgtggagtaatagtagtagatgcagaaagtatgggtctgcttgttttggacgtgatgcctatagatataatcattgccatagatgacgtcacgactttgcgcggttctatcaattgctcgacaataatttgttcacccgccgtctacttgctttcatgagagaagccccgggtctattcacatctatcgtttccactttcggttttactttgctttgttactttgttgctttcagttctcacttggcgaacaatctataagggattgacaaccccttcatagcgttgggagcaggttctttgtgtttgtgcaggcacttgtgatactccttcactggatcgataccttggttctcaaactgagggaaatacttaccaccgctgcgctacatcaccctttccgcttcgagagaacaccaacgcaaggctccaaggccatgggggaaatcctttgcatatttgcctaggaagtcccttaaggcgtagccgtagcagaaggattcctggtgccgtcgacacacctatttctggggccgttggaaggtcttttgttgcagtagcagaagtatttctgccgccgttgcaggggaaggagagatctatccaagtaggtctcacaaactcatctcctacatttacttttttgccagttgcctctcattttcctctcccccacttcacatttgtcgttttcatttgcctttctcctttgccgttttctcttgcttttgccggttttcttgcttgcttgtgtgcttgtttgtttgttgaagtcatcatggttgaacacaccaaactttgcgacttctcgagcactaacaataatgattttattagtactctgattgctcccgccactagtgcggaatcgtatgaaatcaacgcagctttgctgaatcttgttatgaaagagcaattctctggccttcctagtgaagatgccgcatcccatctcaataccttcattgagctttgcgatatgcaaaataaaagagatgtggataatgatgtgattaagttgaaacttttttcctttctcgttgcgagatcgcgcaaaaacttggttttcttctttgcctaaaaatagtatcgattcttgggataagtgcaaagatgcttacatatccaagtattttccgtcggctaagatcatctccttacgtaacgatatcatgaatttcaagcaacttgatcatgaacacgttgcacaatcttgggagaggatgaagcttatgattagaaattgtcccgctcatagcttgagtttgtggatggttatacaaatcttttacgctggcttgaatttcgcttctcgcaatatcttggactccgcctcaggtggaacgttcatggaaatcacgttaggatacgctacaaaactcctagacaatatcatgaccaactactctcagtggcacactgaaaggtcacctgctagcaaaaaggtacacgctatagaagagattaactcgcttagtgctaagatggacgagttgatgaatttggttgctagtacaaatgctactgtagatcctaatgacatgccactatcttctttgattgagagtagcaacgctagtttggacgtgaattttgttggtaggaacaattttggcaacaacaatgcttttagaggaaactatgttcctaggccttttcctagtaactcctctaacaactatggaaattcctacaacaacacttatggaaatcacaacaaattaccctctgatttagagagtaatatcaaagagttcatcaactctcaaaatattttcaatgcgtccatagaggaaaaactactcaaaatagacgatttggctaagagcgttgataggatgtcttgtgatattgatgctttgaaagttagatgtgctcctcccaaggtcaacttggatgaaactttgaaagctatgtgtatctccatgaatgagagcaaagaaagaaccgccaaaattcgcgctaggcatgcatggtttaaaagggtgcgttctactgatgcaaatcatgaagatcttaaagtgcttggtgtgtcacctcttgaatctttgttttcgcgtgtcaaacctatttatggaggggctggatatgaatccactttggttgaaaaacaccccaatgatttggagtccacctatcttgatgataaaggtgtggagagtggagtagaagaaatcaaaattttgggtagtaatgaaactcccactttggatttcaaggaattcaattatgataattgctccttgtttgaatgcatttctttgatgcaatccattgcaaactctccacatgcttatagccaaagcaaagcctttaccgcgcatatcgtagatgctatgatgaaatctcttgaagcgaagctcgaattagaagtctctatacctagaaaacttcatgatgagtgggaacctactatcaaaatcaagatcaaaaactatgagtgcaatgctttatgtgatttgggtgctagtgtttccgcgattccaaagtctttatgtgatattcttggttttcatgagattgaagagtgttctcttaatttgcatcttgcggattctactgtcaagaaacccatgggaaggatcgatgatgttcttattgttgcaaataagaactatgtacccgtggatttcatggtacttgacatagattgcaatccttcatgtcccattattcttggtagacctttcctaaggactattggtgctatcgtcgatatgaaggaagggaatattagatttcaatttcctttgaagaagcacatggagcactttcctagaaagaaaataagattgccttatgaatccatgatgagggctacttatggtttgagcaccaaagatgactatacgtgattccatcactttcgcctagctaagggcgttaaacaaaagcgcttgttgggaggcaacccaatgaatctatcatttctttctgttttgtgttttccacactttcataattctattgtgattgtgtttttttgtttctttttgcgtttgtgccaagcaaaaccgttatgattagtcttggggatgatcgtttggtcatgctggaaaagacagaaactttctgctcacgaaaagaattttcacttttttttgtaagagcttttgagtttattattttttctgctgattgctacgcaaattcttcagactgtcgtaattttcagaatttttgaagtaccagaagtatacgaaatatacagattgctacagactgttctgctgttaacagattctgtttttgttgtgttggtttcttattttgatgaaactatggatagtatcggggggtattagccatggaagattgaaaatacagtaacccaacatcatcataagtagaattttaagtttgctacagtacctaaggaagtggtggtttgctttctcatactaatgatatcacgagtttctgtttaagtttcgtgttgtgaagttttcaagttttgggtgaagttcttatggacaaagagataaagagtggcaagagatcaaccttggggatgcccaaggcaccccaagagattcaaggatgtcataaaagcctaagcttggggatgccccgggaaggcatcccctctctcgtcttcaatccatcggtaacgttacttggggctatatttttattcaccacatgttatgtgtttttgcttggagcgtcttgtgttgtaggagtcttttatttttgttgtgtcacaatcatccttgctgcacacctagagagagagacatgcacccaccgtgattttgtcgggcttcacttatatcttttggtagacaattcagctcacatgtgcttcacttatatcttttgagctagatacttttgctctgtgtgcttcacttatatcttttagagcgcagcggtgcgtggcttggtagttgatctatgctttgaaagtagtctcaaaaggggtagttatccaaagggatacgaaaacttccaccttcatgtgcattgaatagttagagaagtttgattcatctcaattagttttgagttgtggttatggtaaattgaagttatgctagtaaggtgttgtggatctataaatacttgtgttgaagttattgattcccgtagcatgcacgtatggtgaaccgctatgtgatgaagtctgagcatgattagtctattgattgccatcctttgcgtggcggtcgggaacgcgcgatggtttatacctaccaacccttcccctaggagtatgcgttgaatgctttgtttcaattactaataaaacttttgcaaaaagtatatgagttcttcatgactaatgttgagtccatggtttagatgcactttcaccttccatcatcactaatggatctcaacattcacgtcacataagagtagttacaaaggacatctatgctaggtagcatgaaagcatcaaaaattcattctttaccacttccctactcgaggacgagcaggagttaagcttggggatgcttgatacgtctcaaacgtatctataatttttgatggttttatgttgttatcttgtcatctttgaatgttttatgtaccttttatatcttttttgggactaacttattaattcagtgccaagtgccagttccagttttttctgtgtttttggcccttttcagatctgattttggaatggagtccaaacggaataaaatccccgaaatgatttttttcccgaacgaaagaagatcagggggcctgtgggccaagccaggagggctacagggagcccacaagcccccactcctccaCGAGGGGGgaagcggtggtgggcaggcttgtggcctccctcgcgcccccctggcctagatctttggcctatatattccctaaaatacaacaaaaaatcacgggatccacgaaaatactttttcgccgccgcaagcttccgtttccgcgagatctcatctggagacccttcccggtgccctgccggaggggactttggagttggagggcttattcatcatcatcatcgcccctccaatgactcgtgagtagttcacttcagacctacgggtccgtaggtagtagctagatggcttcttctctctcttggatcttcaatacaaagttctccatgatcttcatggagatctatccgatgtaatcttctttggcggtgtgtttgtcgagatccgatgaattgtggatttgtgatcagattatctatgatatatatttgagtctttgctgatttcttatatgcatgatttgatatccttgtaagtctctccgagtcttgggttttgtttggccaactagatctatgattcttgcaatgggagaagtgcttggttttgggttcttaccatgtggtgacctttccgagtgacagtaggggcaacaaggcacacattgagtagttgccatcaagggtaacaaggtgggctctgtcgttgatatgagattgtccatctacatcatgtcatcttgcttaaggcggtactctgttcttttggacttaatacactagatgcatgctagatagcggtcgacgtgtggagtaatagtagtagatgcagaaagtatcggtctacttgttttggacgtggtgcctataaatataatcattgccatagatgacgtcacgactttgcgcggttctatcaattgctcgacagtaatttgttcacccgccgtctacttgctttcatgagagaagccactagtaaacactacagcccccgggtctattcacatctatcgtttccactttcgcttttactttgctttgttactttgttgctttcagttctcacttggcgaacaatttataagggattgacaaccccttcatagcgttgggagcaggttctttgtgtttgtgcaggcacttgtgatactccttcactggatcaataccttggttctcaaactgagggaaatacttaccaccactgcgctacatcaccctttccgcttcgagggaacaccaacgcaaggctccaaggccacaggggaaatcctttgcatatttgcctagaaagtcccttaaggcgtagccgtagcagaaggattcctggtgccgtcgacatacctatttctggcgccgttggaaggtcttttgttgcagtagcagtcctcctcctccaatcctagtccaactaggattggaaggtggggtccttctccaccttcccacttccccctttttttctttgatttcttttatctcctgcgcatagggcctcttgggctgtcccaccagcccactaaggcctggtgcggcacccctaaggcccatggtcttcccccgggtgggctgcccccccccccccccccggtgaacatccggaacccattcgttactcccggtacacccggtaatgcccgaaaactttccggtaatcaaatgaggtcatcctatatatcaatcttcgtctacggaccattccgaaaaccctcgtgacgtccgtgatctcatccgggactccgaacaacattcgataaccaaccatgtaactcaaatacgcataaaacatcgccgaaccttaagtgtgcagaccctgcaggttcgagaactatgtagacatgacccgagggactcctcggtcaatatccaatagcgggacctagatgcccatattggatcctacatattctacgaagatcttatcgattgaacctcagtgccaaggattcatataatctcgtatgtcattccttttgtcctccggtatgttacttgcccgagattcgatcgtcagtatccgcatacctatttcaatctcgtttaccggcaagtctctttactcgttccgtaatacaagatcccgtgacttacactaagtcactttgcttgcaaggcttgtgtgtgatgttgtattaccgagtgggccccgagatacctctccgtcacatggagtgacaaatcccagtcttgatccatactaactcaacggacaccttcggagatacctgtagagcatctttatagtcacccagttacgttgtgacgtttgatacacacaaggcattcctccggtgccagtgagttatatgatctcatggtcataggaataaatacttgacacgcagaaaatagtagcaataaaatgacacgatcaacatgctacgttcattagtttgggtctagtccatcacatgattcactcaatgatgtgatccagttatcaagcaacaacaccttgtacatagtcagaagaccttgactatccttgatcaactggctagccaactagaggcttgctagggacagtgttatgtctatgtatccacacatgtatctaagtcttcattcaatacaattatatcatggataataaacgattatcttgatacagaaattataataataacttatttatcattgcctctagggcataattccaacatggacaagcgctactactatagttaccagtagcgctgcccataccAGCACTACTACTAGTGTTTAGCTGTAACGCACATATTTTCAGTGCTACTACTAGGTTTTCCTCTAGTAGTGAGCCCTGAGCCTGCTTCATAGGTACCGCATTCAACAGGGTGAAACAGTGTAAAAAGGTAGAGTcaataaaaaaaatcatcatgccccgggcccagcccccccccccctcgcgcgGCCTGGCCCTGTCTCCGCCAGTGCTGGTATCCTCCATGTAGTGTTGTTAATATATTCGGACACTGGTTAAATGGGATAGAATACATGTTTACAAATCTTTTTGGGATGGGAGCGCTTGATGCTATTTGACCGTGGCTATGTAGACATGGTAAGTTATTTAACGATAAAAGTATTTCTCTAATTTAGGTTATCTATAGATGCACAGATACACTTTGTTTAACGTGCGGAGAATCGAGATATGTTTACGAAGGTGTGTACACGCAACGGCACAGCTAGGACCGGTGCTACCAGGGCTATGGCATGGGGCGTAGCAGTTTGTTGCTTCGCTATGTGTAGCAATTGTTTGCCACTATTTGCTACAGTACCATCGATCCACGCCACCGTGTACCCGCTTAGAGCCCACGGTGAGGGATATTTTTACCTCACATGGATGGCAGCATGACCTTCGAATCGGCCCTCATATGTCTTAGGCGTTATACAGTCTTCATATGATTACTTGTAATCTAAATTTTACATCTTTTAACTTAGACTTAGTTATGCTTGTGTGCATCTTAGTTATGCAGAAACTTGGATGTAATTTTTAAACATTTTAAGTAATAGAACTTCTTTATCGAAAAAAGAACCAAACAACCCCTTAGAGAGAACCCAATGATTGTAGGACGTCACTACACAGCGGCGCCGCACCTGTGTCTTCCGGTGCGGCGGCCGCTGCCTCCTCTGTAAATCGTATTTTAAACCATACTTTCATCATATAAAAAAATTAATGCTCCTAATCTTGCATGAAGAGCATGGGCTTGCACTACATGCATCCGGATCCAAGGAGAAACACGACAGACTCGGCATGCATCCAAGGAGTACTAATAGCAACGATGTTGCATTTTCAAAAAGATTTATCTCTCAAACTGTTATCTCAATTAATGATCCGTTTTCATCACTGACTttatcgcgacgagatcttcaaaactagatcccatgtcgatatgTTTCGACAACTTATGTTTTTCGTTGTTATTTGCCAGATTACTATCACTTACTTGTCACACTATTTGTCACATAGTTCTCACATTAAATCAATTTGGTTATCAGATTTATGAATGTCGATatatccccactaaaaaagctTGATTCATTGTACTTGAGttgttcatgcatttacttgcttATTATTAGTGTTTTAATACTCATTTTTTAGCTCCACATAACACTGCATTATTTAAAAAGTATAAAATTATTGTCTCGGTAACTACGTATAATTTTTTTGACAACTGGACATATGTAAGATAACAACTATGATAACATAAATGTGGCAACTAGGAACGACGAAAAGAAATCAACGAAACATATTAACATGTGATCttattttgaagatctcgtcgagacGAACCTAACGGTGAAGTCAAATCTCCAATCAAATTATTAATCTGTGAGATAAATCTTTTTTAAAATACAAAAATGCATTTAATGCAATGATGTAAGCATGAGGTGAAAGATTCTTGCATGCACATGGAATTGTGCAAGCAGACGCATGAGAAAGGTGTGGTGGGACGGTTCTCCTTAGATTTTCCCATAATTGTAGTGGCATGACATAGCATACGAATTAGGAGCTTTCGGCTTGAAGCAACAAGTCACCCGTGGAAAATCTGTAGGGATTGTATGGACATGAATGTTTGGTTTGTTGGTGTATCTACATCTTATATAAAAAAAATAGCAATTCAATAAATAGTTGaaaatttctaaaaatatttttgaaataaacttGAAATTTCGTTGTACTTATGAAAAAAAAATTACCCTTTGATTTCTTTTCAACAAAGACAAACTTTCGATCAAAATAATGTGAATAGTGGCCTATAATAGCAAATAAATTTTGTCTTTTTGCCCTGAAGTCAATTTTGGTTTTTTTCATGAGAATTTGTATAGTGATGCAAAACAAAGTCAAGTTTAATCTAAAAAAATTAAACTATTTTGACTTTTTGTTTaaatattaaaaataattttCTATATATAATGCATATGCAATCAGAAACCAAAGTATATTTTTCAGGATAGTATTAGATATACAGCCAGCCCAAATCATCGTTCAAGCACATGGCACTACAGAAGGTCATTCCCTACATATTATATCATGTGGATAGTTGCCCTTCAATCAGCTGAAACCAGTTCAGAGACAGACGATAGATTCATAGCATGTTAGTATGGACGCCAATCATGGACAATTGCGATGAACGGCTTCGGCGACATCTATTTGCTTCCCTTTTTTCGCTTTGACTTGTTCGATCAGCCGCAGTTTGCATCAGTTGATAACTGAGGCGGTTGTATCGAGATGGTAGTTAGCACATGCATGTGTATATAGGGGGTGTTTATTTTCACGGATTTTTTGATGTATGGattaaaaaaaattcttttattctcatgtgaaacaaacaggacagacttttagggactaaaaggggtatTTGGGAGTAAAGAAAGAAGTCCTTATGGAGGGTCTTTTTGCGACTTTTTGACACTTTTTtcaacagtgcccctacttttaacatgtcatttaataactactatTGCATCATTAGGGGTAACAtgatctttttgcatgtcatttaacgaCCTTTAGTTCATGTTTAGTTCATGAAAACAAACGgatagggactagagactttttaatTAGGACTAAAAAAAAGTTCTAagacttatgaaacaaacagggtGAAAACAGGTTGTAACTTGTAACACGTACGTTGACATGCATGCACCCAAAGACTACGTAACCGGCCGGCCGGCATATGCACGTGTATAAATACAGGGAGTTGCGAGGCATATACGCACCACCATCGACATAGATACCACTCGTACCAAAACATTCTTCTCTGTGGCCAAATATTGGAGCTTAATTCGAGCCAGTAATTGGCTAAGGTCCATGGCGATGGCGATCAGGTCTTTGCTGCTGCCTCTGGCCCTGCTGGCTCTCGCAGCTAGCTCGGCGGCGGTGGCTAATCTAGAGATCGGCTTCTACAGCAAGACATGCCCGGACGCCGAGAAGATCGTCCgcgaggagatggccaagatcaTCGCCGCCGCGCCCAGCCTGGCCGGCCCGCTCCTCCGGCTCCATTTCCACGACTGCTTCGTCAGAGTACGTGTAGTAACTTGCCTAGTCTGTTGTCGCAATTCTTTCTGCTGCCATCGACCATGTCATGTCATCCCATGGAGTGTACGCTTACATGTGCCGCGCATGCAAATGGGTTCATTGCAGGGTTGTGACGCCTCTGTCCTCCTGGAATCCACGGAGGGCAACGTGGCGGAGAAGGACGCCAAACCAAACAAGAGCCTGCGAGGGTTCGGCTCCGTGGAGCGGGTCAAGGCCAAGCTCGAGGCCGCGTGCCCGGGCATCGTCTCCTGCGCCGACGTGCTCGCCCTCATGTCCCGCGACGCCGTCGTGCTGGCCAAGGGCCCCTTCTGGCCGGTGGCGTTGGGAAGGAGAGACGGCAGGGTGTCCAGCGCCACGGAGGCGAGCAACGAGCTGCCCCCGGCCTCCGGCGACGTACCTCTGCTGGCCAAGATCTTCGCCTCCAAGGGGCTCGGCCTCAAGGACCTCGTCGTCCTCTCCGGCGCCCACACGCTCGGCACGGCGCACTGCCCGTCCTTTGCGGACCGGCTCTACAACACCACCTCTGGCTCCGTCGACCCGTCCCTGGACAGCGAGTACGCCGACAAGCTGAGGCTCAAGTGCAGGAGCGTTGACGACCGCACCATGCTCTCGGAGATGGACCCCGGCAGCTTCAAGACCTTCGACACCAGCTACTACCGCCACGTCGCCAAGCGGAGGGGCCTCTTCCGCTCCGACGCCGCGCTCCTCTTCGACGCCACCACCAGGGACTACGTCCAGCGCATCGCCACCGGCAAGCTCGACGGCGACTTCTTCAGTGACTTCAGCGCGTCCATGATCAAGATGGGCGACGTCGGCGTGCTCACTGGCACCCAAGGAGAGATCAGGAAGAAGTGCTACGCCCTCAATTAGCGTAACTGCATGGTGCATGCATCATCTGATACGATTATCCAATATGATGTATTATTGTCAATGGTATTTCATTAATTAAATCATTTCTTCACCAAAGTCCATGGGGCAGCTACATGTTACGTAAGTAGTACGTGTTGTCTTGTGCCATTGTGTGGAGGTCCTGGACCTTTCGACCTGGTCACATTCTGCAGTTCATCAGAAACTTAAGAGGAACTTAGTGAGGCCTGGAACTACCGGTTGCCGGATTGTTCACTCAGAACTTAATTAATGAGAACCCATGTTTCAGCAATAAGCCGTTTCTCTTGGGCACATGGCCTTGTAAGCGGTTGTAACCCATGGATTGTcgttcaagacaactgacaaggaGCTAGCAGTCTTTTGTATTGACTTATTTAAAAGTCATGATATATATCTCAACACATTTCCTCAGGTTTAGGCTTATTTAGTCTTTAGATGTGGGATTGATGTAGGCTGTAGAATTATTATTTTTTTAATATTGTGTTGGCAAGGTCTTAAACTCAAGACCTTTTGGCTCGGATATCATATGAATTCATACTCCAGTCAACTTATCCAAAAGTCCAAACTGATGGAGGGAGACACACAATATATTTCAACATTTTAGTCATATTCGCGACAGTTGCTCATGGCCACTGAGGTCATTAGGTTGTTCGATGTTGCAATAGACTCTCGTGCACTTTCGGGTGCAAAATTCTGGCTTCGTTGACAATTGAAGAGGAAGGTGACGGGTTTAACTTCGCCACAACGCACTAGTTCATGTCAAAAATCAAGAATTCACTGGATATGGGAGGGGAAGGCGGACACGGGATATTTTCAGGCATTTGCAAGTGTGCAGCgacggaagaatcatatttttagaCTCCGAGCAGGAAAGGCGAACCGCATGTTTGATAATGTCGCAGGAATGGATGCAATCTTATCGTACCTGTGGATGCTAACTAGGGAGCGTGGATTGGTGGATGATGATGTGAAAAATGAGCAATGTTCCCATGTAAGGTGGGTGCTCGCCAAAGGGCGTTGCACATTCTATAGATAGTTGTATAGGATCTTGTACTGTTTGGATTCCCTTTCTTAATACAGAAGATGCACGACTTGTATGTTCttgaaaagaaaaaaatcatTGGTCTAAAAGAATCTAGGCTTATGAGATCCTAAGGCATGGAAATCATAATGAAACGACGCTTACGGAACACGGACGGGGTAACCCACCTTACCAAAGCATGACCACAAGAAAGCGTCAAAGGCGATACatga encodes:
- the LOC123417720 gene encoding peroxidase 1-like, with the protein product MAMAIRSLLLPLALLALAASSAAVANLEIGFYSKTCPDAEKIVREEMAKIIAAAPSLAGPLLRLHFHDCFVRGCDASVLLESTEGNVAEKDAKPNKSLRGFGSVERVKAKLEAACPGIVSCADVLALMSRDAVVLAKGPFWPVALGRRDGRVSSATEASNELPPASGDVPLLAKIFASKGLGLKDLVVLSGAHTLGTAHCPSFADRLYNTTSGSVDPSLDSEYADKLRLKCRSVDDRTMLSEMDPGSFKTFDTSYYRHVAKRRGLFRSDAALLFDATTRDYVQRIATGKLDGDFFSDFSASMIKMGDVGVLTGTQGEIRKKCYALN